A single region of the Ancylobacter novellus DSM 506 genome encodes:
- a CDS encoding YMGG-like glycine zipper-containing protein: MLRIVAISAVALSLAACTTTQQRTAGGALIGAGTGAVIGGIAGGGTGAAWGAGAGAVAGGVIGAATSPGDCYTYDRYGRRIAVRC; the protein is encoded by the coding sequence ATGCTCAGGATCGTTGCTATTTCCGCCGTCGCGCTCAGCCTCGCGGCCTGCACCACCACGCAGCAGCGCACGGCGGGCGGTGCCCTGATCGGTGCCGGTACCGGCGCGGTGATCGGCGGCATCGCCGGCGGCGGAACGGGCGCGGCGTGGGGCGCGGGCGCCGGCGCCGTGGCTGGTGGCGTGATCGGTGCCGCGACCTCGCCCGGAGACTGTTACACCTATGATCGCTACGGCCGCCGCATAGCGGTGCGCTGCTGA
- a CDS encoding S24 family peptidase, whose amino-acid sequence MLTHAQIWRAIDQLAERHGLSASALAKRAGLDPTTFNRSKREQPDGRARWPSTESIAKILAATGASLDDFMALIGGGTRRAIPLIGFAQAGRGGYFDDAGFPVGGAWDEIEFPNVGDEHAYALEIAGDSMLPLYRDGDVVVVSPAAATRRGDRVIVKTREGEVMAKELKRRTAKTVELRSLNPEHADRVFQEGEIAWIARVLWASQ is encoded by the coding sequence ATGCTGACCCACGCCCAGATCTGGCGGGCCATCGACCAGTTGGCGGAGCGCCACGGGCTGAGCGCCTCCGCGCTCGCCAAGCGGGCGGGGCTGGACCCCACCACCTTCAACCGCTCCAAGCGCGAGCAGCCGGACGGGCGCGCGCGCTGGCCCTCCACCGAGAGCATCGCCAAGATCCTCGCCGCGACCGGCGCCAGCCTCGACGACTTCATGGCGCTGATCGGCGGCGGCACGCGGCGGGCCATCCCGCTCATCGGTTTCGCCCAAGCCGGCCGCGGCGGCTATTTCGACGATGCCGGCTTCCCGGTCGGTGGCGCCTGGGACGAGATCGAGTTTCCCAATGTCGGCGACGAGCATGCCTATGCGCTGGAGATCGCCGGCGATTCCATGCTGCCGCTCTACCGCGACGGCGACGTCGTCGTGGTCTCGCCGGCGGCGGCCACAAGGCGCGGCGACCGGGTGATCGTGAAGACCCGCGAGGGCGAGGTGATGGCCAAGGAGCTCAAGCGCCGCACCGCCAAGACGGTCGAATTGCGCTCGCTCAACCCCGAGCACGCCGACCGGGTGTTCCAGGAAGGCGAGATCGCCTGGATCGCCCGCGTGCTGTGGGCGAGCCAATAG
- a CDS encoding pyridoxal phosphate-dependent decarboxylase family protein — protein MLAKNEEREATRALLASAARHASAFRAADPLRHAPSFTYEEAVVAFDGALSEEGEPAGEVLDDLVRRAGPGLSATTGPRFFGWVIGGSHPVGLAADWLTAAWGQNAANHVAAPAAAAAETVAARWLLDVLRLPEEASVGFVTGATMANFVGLAAARGEVLRRVGWDVEEDGLAGAPPVRVVIGDDAHASVFSALQYLGFGRSNLIRVATDAQGAMRADAFERALPESGPVIVVTQAGQINTGAFDPHEAIVPLAKARGAWVHVDGAFGLWARACPKKADLAAGVELADSWATDGHKWLQTPYDCGYAIVRDAEAHRRAMTIAASYLPPVSGTERDPSHYVPELSRRARGFATWALLRHLGRAGVAAMVAANCEQARLMAELLRAEPGIAVLNEVVLNQVLLRFGAEADDAAGDALTLATISAIQAEGTCFAGGAKWRGRWAMRISVSNAVTTQEDIRLSAEAIIRCWRSVASSAARG, from the coding sequence ATGCTGGCCAAGAACGAAGAGCGCGAAGCCACCCGGGCACTGCTGGCGAGCGCCGCGCGCCATGCGAGCGCCTTCCGCGCCGCCGATCCGCTCCGCCATGCGCCGAGCTTCACCTATGAAGAGGCGGTCGTCGCCTTCGACGGCGCGCTGAGCGAAGAGGGCGAGCCGGCGGGCGAGGTGCTCGACGATCTCGTCCGCCGCGCCGGGCCGGGCTTGAGCGCGACCACCGGGCCGCGCTTCTTCGGCTGGGTGATCGGCGGCTCGCATCCCGTGGGCCTCGCCGCCGACTGGCTGACCGCCGCCTGGGGCCAGAACGCCGCCAACCATGTCGCCGCCCCCGCGGCAGCGGCGGCCGAGACTGTGGCGGCGCGTTGGCTGCTCGATGTGCTGCGCCTGCCGGAGGAGGCTTCGGTCGGCTTCGTCACCGGTGCCACCATGGCCAATTTCGTCGGCCTCGCCGCCGCCCGTGGCGAGGTGCTGCGCCGCGTCGGCTGGGACGTCGAGGAAGACGGGCTCGCCGGCGCGCCGCCGGTGCGCGTGGTCATCGGCGACGACGCCCATGCCAGCGTCTTCTCCGCCCTGCAATATCTCGGCTTCGGCCGCTCAAACCTCATTCGCGTCGCCACGGACGCGCAGGGCGCCATGCGCGCAGACGCCTTCGAACGGGCGCTGCCGGAGAGCGGCCCCGTCATCGTCGTGACGCAGGCGGGGCAGATCAACACCGGCGCCTTCGACCCGCACGAGGCGATCGTCCCGCTCGCCAAGGCGCGCGGCGCCTGGGTGCATGTCGACGGCGCCTTCGGTCTGTGGGCGCGCGCCTGCCCGAAAAAGGCCGACCTCGCGGCCGGCGTCGAGCTGGCGGATTCCTGGGCGACGGACGGTCATAAATGGCTGCAGACTCCCTATGATTGCGGCTACGCCATCGTGCGCGACGCCGAGGCGCACCGTCGGGCGATGACGATCGCGGCGAGCTATCTGCCGCCGGTGAGTGGCACCGAGCGCGACCCCTCCCATTATGTGCCCGAGCTGTCGCGCCGCGCGCGCGGTTTCGCCACCTGGGCGCTGCTGCGCCATCTCGGCCGTGCCGGCGTCGCGGCGATGGTCGCGGCCAATTGCGAGCAGGCCCGGCTGATGGCCGAGCTGCTGCGCGCCGAGCCCGGCATCGCCGTGCTCAACGAGGTGGTTCTCAATCAGGTGCTGCTGCGCTTCGGCGCGGAGGCGGACGACGCGGCGGGCGACGCACTCACCCTCGCGACCATTTCCGCCATCCAGGCGGAGGGCACCTGCTTCGCCGGCGGGGCGAAATGGCGCGGG